AGCGCTGCCCCGCCGCGAAATGGTCGTATTTCAGGTCGATGTAGCAGGTCAGCTCGGTGAAATCGTCGCTCATCGCGCTGAAACCGCCGTAGTTGATTTCGTAGTCGTAGCGCACCTGAAGCTCGTGGCTGCCGGGCGGGACCTGAAAGTAGCGACCGTCGTAAGTGGTCACGCCGTCGACTTTATCGGCCATCACCATCTTGCCGGTGATGGTGCGCATATCGACCCAGGCTTGTTGCGGGTTTACCGCTGGCAATGGTCCGGCGCAGCCGGTCAAGGCGGTCAGGGCGAGGATGAGCGAAAGGTTGCGCATGGTTGGCTCCGTATGGACGGACAGCGATGGTAGTTGCGCACGGCAGTGCTGTCCGGCATAACGCGTGATGTTTCGAATGTTGAGGCGGTCCATGCCAAGTATTACCCTTCCCCGCCTGGGGCGCAGCTTGCCATTAGTGGCGCTTGTGTTGCTCGGCGGCTGTTCCAGCGTCAACTATTACGACCAGCTGGTGAGCGGTCAGTTGCAGCTCTTGCGCGCCAGGCAGCCGGTGACCGAAGTCATCGCCGACCCGACGCGCAGCCCGCGCCTGCGCCAGATGCTGGAGCATTCGCAGGAAGCCCGGACCTTCGCCAGCCGTCAGTTGCACCTGCCGGATAATCGCAGCTATCGCCTCTATGCCGATCTGGGCCGCCCGTATGTGGTCTGGAATGTGTTCGCCACGGGTGAGTTCTCGCTGGAACCGATCACCCACTGTTTCCCGATTGCCGGATGTGTGGCGTATCGCGGCTATTACAGCGTCGGCGGCGCCCGAGGCGCGGCGGCGTTGCAGCGCCAGGCCGGGCAGGATGTGTATGTCAGCGGTGTCGAGGCTTACTCGACCCTGGGCTGGTTTGACGATCCGATCCTCAGCTCAATGCTGGGCTGGGGCGATGAGCGTCTGGCGACCTTGATCTTCCACGAGCTGGCGCACCAGCAGTTCTACGTGAAGGACGACAGCGAGTTCAATGAGTCTTTCGCCAGCTTTGTCGAGCAGGAAGGCACTCGCCAATGGCGCGCCGCACGAGGCTTGCCCGCCGAGCGTCTGTCGCAATCCAAGCAGCGCGATCAATTCACGCGGTTGGTGCTCGACACGCGGGAACGCCTCAAGCGGCTCTACAGCCAACCCTTGAATGCTGAGCGGATGCGCGAAGGCAAAGCGGCGGAATTCGAGACGCTGCGCAACAACTACCGCGCATCGCGCGATACCCAGTGGGCTGGCGACAAGCGCTATGACGCGTGGATCAACGCACCGCTGAACAACGCCAAACTGCTGCCCTTCGGACTCTACGACCAATGGGTGCCGGCGTTTGCAGCGCTGTTCAAACAGGTCGATGGGGATTGGGCGGCGTTTTACGCAGCGGTGGAGCGGTTGGGGGGATTGCCGATGGCGGAGCGCAAGACAGCACTTCGCGGGCTATCCCGGACTGACTGACGGCTTGTGGGAGCGAATTATTGTGGGAGCGAGCTTGCTCGCGAAGCCCATTCTGCCAACATTTTCGTTGGCTGAAATACTGCCTTCGCAAGCAAGCTTGCTCCCACGTGCCAGCTTATTTCAGCCCGGACATCTTCTGGATGGCGCCTTTTAGTTCGGCGTCCGAGCAGTCGGCACAGGTGCCTTTCGGCGGCATGGCACCGATGCCGGTGATGGCCTTGGCCAGCAGGCCGTCCAAACCGCCTTGCTCTTTTGCACGGGTTCCCCAGGCGTCAGCATCACCGATTTTCGGAGAGTTCAGCAGGCCGGTGCCGTGACATGCATTGCAGTGCTTGGCGATAACGTCATCCGGCGACTTGGCACCACCGGCGCCACCCGCCGCCGCAACGACTTCCATCCCTGCGCATTCCTTGCCCTGAACGCAAACCTGGCCCACCGGCTCCAGCCGTTTAGCGATTTCGTCATTGGTTGCTGCCTGAGCGGTGAACGCCCAAAAAGTCAACGTAGCAGCAACTGCCAGAATCTTATTAGTTAGGTTCACGCTTACACCCTCATGGTGACTATTCACGCCCGCAGCCACGGTTTAGCAGGCGGGCGCAAGTATAGCGTTTAGCCTGTCAGTCCGAAACACCCTTATAACAAGAAGGGTTATTCCCTGACAGTCTAGCGTTTCCGGCGCATTTGTCGCTGTCCCGTAACTACGGGGCTGTCCGCGCGCTCATATTAGAAATTGGCCGGTGTAGCTGCGCTGATTAGTCGCGCCGGAACATCAAACGGGTTGCGGAAACGATGCGGCTTGGTGCTCTCGAAATAATAGCTGTCGCCTGCTTCGAGAATATACGTATCCAGGCCGACCACCAGTTCCAGTCGTCCTTCGACGAGGATGCCGGTTTCTTCACCTTCATGAACCAGCATCTCGATGCCGGTATCTGCACCCGGCGGATAAATCTCGTTCAGAAACGCGATTGAGCGGCTCGGATGCGCCTTGCCCACCAGTTTCATGGTGACTGCGCCGTCCGAGATATCGATCAGCTCGCTGGCCTTGTAAACCACTTGCGTCGGATTTTCTTGCTCAAGCTCTTCAGAGAAGAACTCCACCATGGACATCGGAATACCGCCGAGCACTTTTCGCAGGGAGCTGATCGATGGGCTTACGCTGTTTTTTTCGATCATGGAAATAGTGCTGTTGGTCACGCCGGCTCGCTTGGCGAGTTCGCGCTGGGACAGGCCCTTGAGTTTACGAATGGATTGCAGTCGTTCACCGACGTCCAATGCGGCAGTCCTCCTGATTCAGTCTGGTTAGGTCGAGATGAACGCCATGATGGCAACAGCGTTCAGTATTTACAACACTTCGACCGGCAAGGGACTGACTGAGGAGACTAGCGGCCAGCAAGGGCCGCGCTTGAAGGGGCAGGTGAATGCTGGCGAAAGGCTGTCAGGCCCCGGAATAGAGCCGTGGCACCCTGCGCAAGTTGCAGAAAATTCGATAGGGGATGGTTCCGGCGCGGGCCGCGACATCACTGGCCAAAACGTTCTTGCCCCACAGCTCGACGCGACTGCCCAGCCCGGCTTGCGGCAAATGGGTCAGATCGACGCACAACATGTCCATGGACACCCGACCCAACAGCTGGCTCGGCTGGCCGTCAATCCAGACCGGCGTACCGGTGGGTGCCTCGCGTGGATAGCCGTCGGCATAACCCATGGCGACCACGCCGACCCGACTGGCGCGCTCGGTAACAAACGCCGCGCCGTAACCGACCGGTTCACCGGCAGGCAACTCACGCACGCAGATCACTTTCGATTCCAGGGTCATGACCGGCTGCAACTGATCGGCCAGCACCTGCGGCTGATCGAAGGGCGTCGCGCCGTAGAGCATGATGCCGGGGCGAATCCAGTCGCTGGGCATATTCGGCCAGCCAAGCACGGCCGGTGAATTGCGCAGGCTGATCTCGGCTGCCAAACCCTGGCGTGCGGCGTCGAACACCGCCAACTGGTCCTGACTGCACGGATTGTCCAGTTCGTCGGCGCGGGCGAAGTGACTCATCAGGACGATCTTTGCCACTTTGCCGCTGGCCAGCAGGCGCTGATAACCGGCCCGGAAGTCCTTGGGGTGCAGGCCAACGCGGTGCATGCCCGAATCCAGCTTGAGCCAGACGATGATCGGCTTGCGCAAGTTGGCCTGTTCGATGGCTTCCAGCTGCCACAACGAATGCACCACACACCAGAAATCATGCTCGACGATCAGCGCCAGTTCATCGGCTTCGAAAAAGCCTTCCAGCAGCAGGATCGGCGCACGAATCCCCGCTTCACGCAATTCCAGCGCTTCTTCGATACAGGCCACGGCGAAACCGTTGGCTTCGGCTTCCAGGGCCAGGGCGACTTGTACGGCGCCATGACCATAAGCATCGGCCTTGATCACCGCGAGCGCCTTGGCTCCCGTGGCCTGGCGGGCGAGCTTGTAGTTGTGACGCAGGGCTTGAAGATCAATTAAGGCGCGAGCTGGACGCATGATGGGGATCTGATAGTAGGTTAAGACTGTTGGAGCGAGGCTTGCCCGCGAACGCGTCAGGTCAGGCAATGAACGTGTCGCTGACCCTATGCCTTCGCGGGCAAGCCTCGCTCCAACGGGATTTGTTGCTTACGGTTACGGCAACGCGGCAATCACGGACAACTCCACGAGAATTTCCGGCTCGCAGAGTTTGGCTTCAACCGTGGCACGTGCTGGCGCGACGCCTTTTGGCAGCCAGGTGTCCCAGACGCTGTTCATGCCTGCGAAGTGGGCGTCGATGTCTTTCAGGTAAATCGTCACCGACAGGATGCGGCTTTTGTCGGTGCCGGCCAGATCCAGCAAGCGTTCGATGCTGTTGAGCGTCTCGCGGGTCTGCTGCTCGATCCCGGCAGTCAGGTCGTCGCCCACTTGACCGGACAGATACACGGTGCCGTTGTTGACCACGACCTGGCTCATGCGCTCGTTAGTGAGCTGGCGCTGGATTGACATGTTGGGCGATCTCCTTGGTACTGCCATAGCGATAGATATTCAGGCCTTCGGCGCTGATCTGCGGCGTTTTGCGCGAAATCAGATCGGCCAGCAAACGGCCCGAACCGCAGGCCATCGTCCAGCCCAGCGTGCCGTGGCCGGTATTGAGAAACAGGTTGCTGAACGGCGTGGCGCCGACAATCGGCGTGCCGTCTGGCGTGGTTGGACGCAAGCCCGTCCAGAAACTGGCCTGGGTCAGATCACCGCCCTGAGGATAGAGGTCGCCAACGATCATCTCCAGCGTTTCGCGCCGACGAGGATTGAGCGACAGATCGAAACCGGCGATTTCCGCCATGCCGCCGACGCGGATGCGGTTGTCGAAGCGGGTGATCGCGACCTTGTAGGTCTCGTCGAGAATCGTCGAAGTCGGGGCCATGGCCGGATTGGTGATCGGCACGGTCAGCGAGTAACCCTTGAGCGGGTAAACCGGCGCCTTGATGCCCAACGGCTTGAGCAACTGCGGCGAGTAACTGCCCAGCGCCAGCACGTAGCGATCAGCGGTTTCCAGTTTGCCGTCGATCCACACGCCATTGACGCGGCTACCGGCAAAATCGATGCGTTCGATGGATTGATTGAAGCGGAATTCGACGCCCAGGTTCACCGCCATCTCGGCGAGACGCGTGGTGAACAGCTGGCAGTCGCCGGTCTGGTCGTTAGGCAGACGCAACGCGCCGGCGAGAATATCGGTGACGCTGGCCAATGCCGGTTCAACCCGGGCGATGCCGGCTCGGTCGAGCAGCTCGTACGGCACGCCGGACTGTTCGAGTACGGCAATGTCCTTGGCGGCGTTATCCAGTTGCGCCTGGGTGCGGAACAACTGGGTGGTGCCCAGCGTGCGGCCTTCGTAGGCGATGCCGGTTTCGGCGCGCAGCTCATCAAGGCAATCGCGGCTGTATTCGGACAGGCGAACCATGCGCTCTTTATTGATCGCATAACGACTGGCTGTGCAATTGCGCAGCATTTGCGCCATCCACAGGTACTGATCGATGTTGGCCGTGGCCTTGATCGCCAAAGGCGCGTGGCGTTCCAGCAGCCATTTGATGGCCTTGAGCGGCACGCCAGGCGCTGCCCATGGCGACGCATACCCCGGCGAAACCTGGCCGGCGTTGGCGAAACTGGTTTCCATGGCTGCAGCAGGCTGACGGTCGACAACCGTAACCTCGAAACCTGCACGCGCCAGATAATAGGCACTTGTCGTACCGATCACACCACTACCAAGGACCAGAACGCGCATGTCGATGACCTCATCGCGGATATCCGCTGACGTTTTGAAGTTTTAAGCAAGGATGTGTGCAGTATATGCAGCATCTGGCAGTGCTTTTCACCATATAAACGCCTATATTCGGCGGAAATTCTCGGTAAAGAACGCTTTGATAGAGGGGGTTTCCCTTGCGTACAGAACATCAGTCAAAACGTGAGCTGGACAAGATCGATCGCAACATTCTGCGCATCCTTCAAGCCGACGGCCGAATTTCGTTCACCGAGCTGGGCGAGCGCGTCGGGTTGTCCACCACGCCGTGCACGGAGCGGGTCCGCAGGCTGGAACGTGAAGGCATCATCATGGGCTACAACGCCCGGCTCAACCCGCAGGCGCTCAAAGCCAGCCTGCTGGTTTTCGTCGAGATCAGCCTGGATTACAAATCCGGCGACACCTTCGAAGAATTCCGCCGCGCCGTGCTGAAACTTCCCCATGTGCTGGAATGCCATCTGGTGTCAGGCGACTTCGATTATCTGGTCAAGGCGCGCATTTCGGAGATGGCGTCCTATCGCAAACTGCTCGGCGACATCCTCCTCAAACTCCCGCATGTGCGCGAATCCAAGAGCTACATCGTGATGGAAGAGGTGAAGGAGAGTTTGAATTTGCCGATTGCGGAGTGAGAACAGCAGACTTGGAATGCATTCCTACGGTGTTCGATTACACCAACACCTGCCGCGTCGACGCCATATACGCGTGAATCTGCTTCTCGACCCGTGGATGGATCAGCTCCACGGGGCCGCGGCCGTTGGGGCATGGCAGCGTCGGGGTGGTGCCGAACAGGCGACAGATCAACGGGCGTTCCTCGTACACAGTGCAGCCGTTGGGGCCTAGATGCACGCAGTCGAGTTCATCCATGGCCGCTTCCTGCTCGGCTGCCGTCTTGCGCGGCAAGCGGGACATTTCTTCCGGCGACGTCGTCACCGGCCCGCAGCAGTCGTGGCAGCCAGGAACGCACTCGAAAGACGGAATCTGCTGGCGCAGCGAGCGAATTTTCTGACTGTTGCAGCTCATTGGATCGATTACCCCGTGTGAATGGGCGCGATTCTGCCTCAGTTGCCCAACTCAGGACAGCGCCGTCGGACCGATCCTTGCCCGCGTCGGAACCTGCGGCTTATCCTCCGTGAAGTTTTTCAAACACCGCCAACGGAACCCACGCCATGGACGCCCGCGCCCAAACCTCTGCTGCGACCCGCGAACACGCCGCTTCTTATTACGCCG
This genomic window from Pseudomonas sp. G.S.17 contains:
- a CDS encoding aminopeptidase, encoding MPSITLPRLGRSLPLVALVLLGGCSSVNYYDQLVSGQLQLLRARQPVTEVIADPTRSPRLRQMLEHSQEARTFASRQLHLPDNRSYRLYADLGRPYVVWNVFATGEFSLEPITHCFPIAGCVAYRGYYSVGGARGAAALQRQAGQDVYVSGVEAYSTLGWFDDPILSSMLGWGDERLATLIFHELAHQQFYVKDDSEFNESFASFVEQEGTRQWRAARGLPAERLSQSKQRDQFTRLVLDTRERLKRLYSQPLNAERMREGKAAEFETLRNNYRASRDTQWAGDKRYDAWINAPLNNAKLLPFGLYDQWVPAFAALFKQVDGDWAAFYAAVERLGGLPMAERKTALRGLSRTD
- a CDS encoding c-type cytochrome encodes the protein MNLTNKILAVAATLTFWAFTAQAATNDEIAKRLEPVGQVCVQGKECAGMEVVAAAGGAGGAKSPDDVIAKHCNACHGTGLLNSPKIGDADAWGTRAKEQGGLDGLLAKAITGIGAMPPKGTCADCSDAELKGAIQKMSGLK
- a CDS encoding cupin domain-containing protein; this translates as MDVGERLQSIRKLKGLSQRELAKRAGVTNSTISMIEKNSVSPSISSLRKVLGGIPMSMVEFFSEELEQENPTQVVYKASELIDISDGAVTMKLVGKAHPSRSIAFLNEIYPPGADTGIEMLVHEGEETGILVEGRLELVVGLDTYILEAGDSYYFESTKPHRFRNPFDVPARLISAATPANF
- the alr gene encoding alanine racemase encodes the protein MRPARALIDLQALRHNYKLARQATGAKALAVIKADAYGHGAVQVALALEAEANGFAVACIEEALELREAGIRAPILLLEGFFEADELALIVEHDFWCVVHSLWQLEAIEQANLRKPIIVWLKLDSGMHRVGLHPKDFRAGYQRLLASGKVAKIVLMSHFARADELDNPCSQDQLAVFDAARQGLAAEISLRNSPAVLGWPNMPSDWIRPGIMLYGATPFDQPQVLADQLQPVMTLESKVICVRELPAGEPVGYGAAFVTERASRVGVVAMGYADGYPREAPTGTPVWIDGQPSQLLGRVSMDMLCVDLTHLPQAGLGSRVELWGKNVLASDVAARAGTIPYRIFCNLRRVPRLYSGA
- a CDS encoding RidA family protein, whose translation is MSIQRQLTNERMSQVVVNNGTVYLSGQVGDDLTAGIEQQTRETLNSIERLLDLAGTDKSRILSVTIYLKDIDAHFAGMNSVWDTWLPKGVAPARATVEAKLCEPEILVELSVIAALP
- the dadA gene encoding D-amino acid dehydrogenase, encoding MRVLVLGSGVIGTTSAYYLARAGFEVTVVDRQPAAAMETSFANAGQVSPGYASPWAAPGVPLKAIKWLLERHAPLAIKATANIDQYLWMAQMLRNCTASRYAINKERMVRLSEYSRDCLDELRAETGIAYEGRTLGTTQLFRTQAQLDNAAKDIAVLEQSGVPYELLDRAGIARVEPALASVTDILAGALRLPNDQTGDCQLFTTRLAEMAVNLGVEFRFNQSIERIDFAGSRVNGVWIDGKLETADRYVLALGSYSPQLLKPLGIKAPVYPLKGYSLTVPITNPAMAPTSTILDETYKVAITRFDNRIRVGGMAEIAGFDLSLNPRRRETLEMIVGDLYPQGGDLTQASFWTGLRPTTPDGTPIVGATPFSNLFLNTGHGTLGWTMACGSGRLLADLISRKTPQISAEGLNIYRYGSTKEIAQHVNPAPAH
- a CDS encoding Lrp/AsnC ligand binding domain-containing protein → MRTEHQSKRELDKIDRNILRILQADGRISFTELGERVGLSTTPCTERVRRLEREGIIMGYNARLNPQALKASLLVFVEISLDYKSGDTFEEFRRAVLKLPHVLECHLVSGDFDYLVKARISEMASYRKLLGDILLKLPHVRESKSYIVMEEVKESLNLPIAE
- a CDS encoding YkgJ family cysteine cluster protein, with translation MSCNSQKIRSLRQQIPSFECVPGCHDCCGPVTTSPEEMSRLPRKTAAEQEAAMDELDCVHLGPNGCTVYEERPLICRLFGTTPTLPCPNGRGPVELIHPRVEKQIHAYMASTRQVLV